A single genomic interval of Clostridium facile harbors:
- a CDS encoding aldolase/citrate lyase family protein encodes MNAENKRMLQIIKELREEYGMIAIKAEFEAEGSRLDELIMLNQVVFCGNTKLNIKIGGCEAMRDIEQCKLLDASGIMAPMIETPFAMKKFKDAANKAYADHIENIEWIINAETVTCAQNFSDILNVAKGFLNTVVVGRSDLSASMGVSRDKIDGEAVFQQVLQLCEMAKKEGLVSSIGGGISIDTVPFLMKLGDSIDLFETRKVVLPRPDSEAKATRMISLALEFELSYLRNKHQFYHHMATEDLARMKALEERLKENGLKLR; translated from the coding sequence ATGAACGCAGAAAATAAAAGGATGCTTCAAATTATAAAAGAACTTCGAGAAGAGTATGGGATGATAGCGATTAAAGCTGAATTTGAGGCTGAAGGCAGTAGACTTGATGAGCTTATTATGCTAAATCAAGTTGTATTTTGTGGAAACACCAAGCTCAATATTAAAATTGGTGGATGCGAAGCTATGCGAGATATTGAGCAATGTAAACTTTTAGATGCATCCGGTATAATGGCACCTATGATTGAAACACCTTTTGCTATGAAGAAATTTAAGGATGCTGCGAATAAAGCATATGCAGATCATATCGAAAATATTGAATGGATTATAAATGCGGAAACTGTTACCTGTGCGCAAAATTTTTCTGATATCTTAAACGTTGCAAAAGGTTTTTTGAATACGGTGGTAGTGGGGCGTTCTGATTTAAGTGCTTCCATGGGAGTTAGTAGAGATAAAATTGATGGTGAGGCAGTTTTTCAACAAGTTTTACAGCTTTGTGAGATGGCAAAAAAAGAAGGTTTAGTATCTTCTATTGGTGGCGGTATATCAATTGATACAGTGCCGTTTTTGATGAAACTTGGCGATTCTATTGATTTATTTGAGACTCGGAAGGTTGTTTTACCACGTCCTGATTCGGAGGCTAAAGCTACAAGAATGATAAGTTTAGCTTTAGAATTTGAGCTTTCTTATCTTCGTAATAAACATCAATTTTATCATCATATGGCAACAGAAGATCTTGCGAGGATGAAAGCGTTAGAAGAACGATTAAAAGAAAATGGACTTAAACTGAGATAG
- a CDS encoding polysaccharide biosynthesis protein, with amino-acid sequence MKNATLLITGGTGSFGNAVLNRFITSDIGEIRIFSRDEKKQDDMRHEYQARFPEYADKLKFYIGDVRDINSINTAMVGVNYIFHAAALKQVPSCEFFPIEAVKTNVIGTDNVLTAAIEADVETVVCLSTDKAAYPVNAMGTSKAMMEKVIVAKSRTSKNTKICCTRYGNVMCSRGSVIPLWIDQIRAGKPITITEPSMTRFIMSLDEAVDLVLFAFEHGHSGDILVQKAPACTLETQAKAVMELFDGCEKDIKVIGIRHGEKMYETLLTNEECVHAIDMGNFYRVPCDKRGLNYDKYFTEGNTERTKLSEFNSNNTQLLTVEETKAKIASLAYIQEELAKDGR; translated from the coding sequence ATGAAAAACGCTACTCTTTTAATTACAGGAGGGACAGGCTCTTTTGGGAATGCGGTTTTAAATCGTTTTATTACATCCGATATCGGAGAAATCCGTATTTTTTCCCGTGATGAGAAAAAACAGGATGATATGCGGCATGAATATCAGGCACGATTTCCTGAGTATGCGGATAAGCTAAAATTTTATATAGGAGATGTCCGTGATATAAATTCAATTAATACCGCTATGGTTGGAGTGAACTATATCTTTCATGCCGCAGCCTTAAAACAGGTGCCATCTTGCGAATTTTTTCCGATTGAGGCAGTAAAGACCAATGTAATAGGAACTGATAATGTCCTTACAGCGGCAATTGAAGCTGATGTAGAAACAGTGGTTTGCCTATCAACAGATAAGGCGGCATATCCTGTTAACGCTATGGGAACCTCAAAAGCTATGATGGAAAAGGTTATCGTCGCTAAAAGCCGCACTAGTAAAAATACGAAGATTTGCTGTACCCGTTACGGTAACGTGATGTGCTCTCGCGGTTCGGTGATTCCGTTGTGGATTGATCAGATTCGAGCTGGTAAACCAATCACAATTACAGAACCATCCATGACAAGGTTTATTATGTCCCTTGATGAGGCAGTTGATTTGGTGTTGTTCGCTTTTGAACATGGTCATTCAGGGGATATCCTTGTACAAAAAGCACCTGCTTGCACGCTTGAAACACAAGCAAAAGCTGTTATGGAACTTTTTGATGGTTGTGAGAAAGACATAAAGGTTATTGGTATCCGCCATGGTGAGAAGATGTATGAAACACTACTTACCAATGAGGAATGCGTCCATGCCATTGACATGGGTAACTTTTATCGAGTGCCATGTGATAAAAGGGGCTTGAATTACGACAAGTATTTTACAGAAGGAAATACTGAAAGAACCAAACTCAGCGAGTTTAACAGTAATAATACACAGTTGTTAACTGTAGAAGAGACAAAAGCTAAGATTGCTTCACTGGCCTACATACAGGAAGAATTGGCAAAGGATGGACGATAG
- a CDS encoding polysaccharide biosynthesis C-terminal domain-containing protein codes for MNILVTGAKGMVGTALMANLKNIKEKKNHTRPGIQIDEIYEYDIDCTPEDLDVYCQSADFVFNLAGVNRPENPEDFMKGNFGFANLLLDTLKKYQNKATIMLSSSIQATLAGRFGNSEYGRSKKAGEELFFDYSKETGAKVAVYRFPNLMGHSRPKYNSAVSTFCWAVANDEPFTVNDRSTELELLYIDDLIEGMFDLLEEKEIHCEFDGVETVVNPEGRYCCVPVTHKVTLGEIVDLLQEFKQQPVTLMIPKMPEGSFAKKLYSLYLTYLPVKKFKYALKMNVDDRGSFTELIHTADCGQVSINISKPGITKGQHWHNSKWELFIVVAGHGLIQERNIHTGETIEFEVSGDKIEAVHMIPGWTHNIINLSNTENLVTVMTCNEIFNPQRPDTFFEPV; via the coding sequence ATGAATATCTTAGTAACCGGTGCCAAAGGTATGGTAGGTACCGCCCTGATGGCCAATCTGAAGAATATTAAAGAAAAGAAAAACCATACTCGTCCAGGAATCCAAATTGATGAGATTTACGAGTACGATATTGATTGTACACCAGAAGATTTGGATGTCTACTGTCAATCTGCTGATTTTGTATTTAATCTAGCAGGAGTCAACCGCCCAGAAAATCCAGAGGATTTTATGAAAGGAAATTTTGGCTTTGCAAATCTTCTTTTGGATACTCTAAAAAAATACCAGAACAAAGCTACTATCATGCTTTCTTCCTCCATTCAGGCAACTTTGGCCGGGCGCTTTGGCAATTCTGAGTATGGCCGTTCCAAGAAAGCTGGGGAGGAACTGTTTTTTGATTACTCCAAAGAAACAGGGGCTAAAGTAGCGGTTTACCGCTTTCCAAACCTCATGGGGCATAGCCGTCCAAAATACAATTCGGCGGTATCTACTTTCTGTTGGGCAGTAGCCAACGATGAGCCATTTACGGTCAATGATCGAAGCACCGAATTGGAATTGCTGTATATTGATGATTTGATAGAGGGAATGTTTGACCTGCTGGAAGAGAAAGAAATTCACTGTGAATTTGATGGTGTGGAAACAGTAGTAAATCCTGAGGGACGCTACTGCTGTGTACCGGTAACCCATAAAGTGACGCTCGGTGAAATCGTGGATCTTTTGCAGGAATTTAAACAGCAGCCAGTTACGTTAATGATTCCGAAGATGCCAGAGGGTTCCTTTGCGAAGAAACTGTACAGTCTGTATCTGACCTATCTTCCTGTGAAGAAGTTTAAATACGCCTTGAAGATGAATGTGGACGATAGAGGTAGCTTTACAGAACTTATCCACACAGCTGATTGTGGTCAAGTATCTATCAATATTAGTAAACCAGGGATCACCAAGGGGCAGCATTGGCATAATTCCAAATGGGAGCTGTTTATCGTTGTGGCTGGACATGGCTTGATCCAGGAACGCAATATCCATACAGGTGAAACAATTGAGTTTGAAGTGAGCGGTGATAAGATTGAAGCTGTCCATATGATTCCGGGATGGACCCATAATATCATCAACTTGAGTAATACAGAAAACCTTGTAACGGTGATGACGTGCAATGAGATTTTCAACCCACAGCGTCCGGATACCTTCTTTGAACCAGTATAA
- the wecB gene encoding non-hydrolyzing UDP-N-acetylglucosamine 2-epimerase yields the protein MSEIRIDYSDIHFKDNGKLKLLIIVGTRPEIIRLAAVINKCRNYFDCILAHTGQNYDYNLNGVFFRDLKLNDPEVYMDAVGDDLGSTVGNIINCSYKLMNQIKPDALLILGDTNSCLSAIAAKRLHIPIFHMEAGNRCKDECLPEETNRRIVDIISDVNLAYSEHARRYLAECGLPKERTYVTGSPMAEVLHQNLEEIEKSDILTRLGLNQKQYILLSAHREENIDTEKNFISLFTAINRLAEKYNMPILYSCHPRSKKRLEQSGFLLDPRVIQHEPLGFHDYNNLQMNAYAVVSDSGTLPEESSFFTSIGKPYPAVCIRTSTERPEALDKACFILAGIDEKGLIQAVETAVDMVKNGDNGVPVPDYTDELVSTKVVKIIQSYTRVVDKMVWRKF from the coding sequence ATGAGTGAAATAAGGATAGATTATTCTGATATCCATTTTAAAGACAACGGGAAGTTAAAACTTCTCATTATCGTTGGAACCCGTCCGGAAATTATCCGCCTGGCGGCAGTTATCAACAAATGCCGGAACTATTTTGATTGTATCCTTGCCCATACCGGACAGAATTATGACTACAATCTGAATGGTGTATTTTTTCGAGACCTTAAATTGAATGATCCAGAAGTTTATATGGATGCTGTTGGGGATGATTTAGGATCAACTGTTGGCAATATTATAAATTGCTCTTATAAATTAATGAATCAAATAAAACCAGATGCGTTACTTATTTTAGGGGATACCAATTCCTGTCTTTCCGCAATTGCAGCAAAACGACTTCATATTCCGATTTTTCATATGGAGGCAGGAAATAGATGTAAAGATGAGTGCCTGCCAGAAGAAACAAATAGGCGGATAGTAGATATCATTTCTGATGTTAACCTAGCCTATTCTGAGCATGCTCGGCGTTATTTGGCTGAATGTGGGCTGCCTAAGGAACGCACTTATGTGACAGGTTCTCCTATGGCAGAGGTATTACACCAGAATTTGGAGGAAATTGAGAAATCCGATATCCTAACGAGACTTGGATTGAATCAAAAGCAATATATCCTGCTTTCAGCACACAGGGAAGAGAATATTGATACAGAAAAGAATTTTATCAGCCTTTTTACCGCGATCAATCGACTAGCAGAAAAGTATAATATGCCAATTCTGTATTCTTGCCATCCTCGCTCCAAAAAACGTTTGGAACAGTCTGGTTTTCTATTGGATCCTCGTGTGATACAACATGAACCCTTGGGGTTCCATGACTATAATAATCTTCAGATGAATGCCTATGCTGTTGTTTCGGATTCTGGCACCCTACCAGAAGAATCCAGTTTTTTTACTTCGATTGGCAAGCCATATCCAGCTGTATGTATCAGAACATCTACTGAACGTCCCGAAGCACTTGACAAGGCATGTTTTATCCTTGCTGGAATTGATGAAAAGGGACTGATACAAGCCGTTGAAACAGCGGTGGATATGGTAAAGAATGGGGACAACGGTGTTCCTGTACCAGACTACACTGATGAATTGGTATCCACAAAGGTTGTGAAAATCATCCAATCTTATACTCGCGTAGTGGATAAAATGGTATGGAGAAAATTTTAA
- a CDS encoding LCP family glycopolymer transferase, with protein sequence MGTISKLIQGVEWISNGLLNVPMVFIYILIGVFLCLVGVYLFASLRKTFDIREICKKYSLWGMLAVFAIWVIGVKILFHSPVGSSGFQVVPTTFHMEWILKAICNVILFIPIGFFLFLQRKNKKTIYWDWLIAVGFSLVVELAQWIFQKGVFDFVDILCNLIGAVLGSCILLLFQFSFTKKSALRILLRVVIILICLGILLSMTAFGTYHILKVNGANSFAAAVQGQVPETQEEQPAELQEGDIYYNGKVYRYNQDTINILCMGIDKKTENIETVEGVSGQGGQADAIFLISLNPTTNDMNIISISRDTMVPIKNYDYSGNFTGESVNHLGLAYSFGDGAHTSCEMMKEAVSGLFYQMPIHGYCAVNLEAIEKLNDAVGGVTVTVPEGFSKLVPSLQDGKTVTLQGEQASKFLQQRDTGLESNDDRMSRQKQYAVNFLKAAEQKMKENPSLPLQMYQELSQQMVTNIGIDQAIYLASLVLNSGFTADDMVKLPGETTSGEYYAEYHVNEDELYQMIIDNYYDEVKVGDGTE encoded by the coding sequence ATGGGAACAATCAGTAAATTAATCCAAGGGGTCGAATGGATCTCAAATGGACTGTTAAATGTACCAATGGTATTTATTTATATATTAATAGGAGTTTTCCTCTGTTTAGTTGGAGTATATTTGTTCGCCAGTCTGAGAAAAACATTCGATATTCGGGAAATATGTAAAAAATACAGCCTTTGGGGAATGCTGGCTGTATTTGCTATTTGGGTGATAGGGGTAAAAATATTATTCCATTCTCCTGTAGGCAGCTCAGGATTTCAGGTGGTACCAACAACTTTTCATATGGAATGGATTTTAAAAGCGATATGTAATGTTATACTGTTTATTCCAATTGGATTTTTTCTGTTCCTCCAACGGAAAAACAAAAAAACAATCTATTGGGATTGGCTCATAGCTGTTGGATTCAGCTTGGTTGTAGAATTGGCACAATGGATCTTCCAAAAAGGCGTTTTTGATTTTGTTGATATCTTATGTAACTTGATTGGAGCGGTTTTAGGATCTTGTATTTTATTATTATTCCAATTTTCCTTTACAAAAAAATCAGCCCTTCGTATTTTACTGCGTGTTGTCATTATCTTAATTTGTTTGGGGATTTTATTATCCATGACAGCGTTTGGAACTTACCATATTTTAAAAGTAAATGGTGCGAATTCTTTTGCGGCAGCAGTGCAGGGCCAAGTTCCAGAAACACAGGAAGAACAACCTGCGGAGCTACAGGAAGGGGATATTTATTATAACGGAAAAGTATACCGTTATAATCAAGATACTATTAATATCCTGTGTATGGGGATCGATAAAAAAACAGAAAATATTGAAACAGTAGAAGGAGTATCTGGACAAGGTGGACAAGCGGATGCGATCTTCTTGATTTCTTTAAACCCGACAACCAATGATATGAATATCATTTCAATTTCTAGGGATACGATGGTTCCAATCAAAAACTATGATTATTCTGGGAACTTTACTGGAGAATCAGTTAACCATTTAGGATTAGCCTATTCCTTTGGGGATGGGGCGCATACCAGTTGTGAGATGATGAAAGAGGCGGTATCCGGATTATTTTACCAAATGCCGATTCATGGTTATTGTGCCGTGAACCTGGAAGCAATTGAGAAACTCAATGATGCGGTAGGAGGAGTTACGGTTACCGTTCCAGAAGGATTTTCTAAATTGGTTCCATCTTTACAAGATGGGAAAACAGTAACGTTACAGGGAGAACAAGCAAGTAAATTCCTACAACAACGGGATACTGGTTTGGAAAGCAATGACGACAGGATGAGCCGGCAAAAACAGTATGCGGTAAACTTCCTAAAGGCAGCAGAACAAAAAATGAAAGAAAACCCAAGTCTACCATTACAGATGTATCAAGAATTGTCACAGCAGATGGTTACTAATATCGGGATAGACCAGGCAATATATTTAGCTTCCTTGGTATTGAATTCTGGATTTACAGCGGATGATATGGTAAAACTTCCAGGGGAAACCACCAGTGGAGAATATTATGCGGAGTATCATGTCAATGAAGATGAACTTTATCAGATGATCATCGACAACTATTATGATGAAGTGAAAGTAGGGGATGGGACAGAGTGA
- the srtB gene encoding class B sortase produces the protein MKTKKIWLLLSILCVLLAVVLTAVFVGMSLQKKTAQQFYEDERQKATVSQTSEPEEQEVKQAPPVDIKKLQETMPDAYAWINIPGTVIDYPIVQHPTDNSYYMYRTSDGKENVAGSIFTENYNTKDFQDPNTLIYGHNMKDGSMFAALHKYEDKGFFDQNKTVYIYTEDDILEYQIFAAYLYDNRHLMQSFNFNDPEVFSRYLEGILDTRDMSSNIDRNINLTKESHIITLSTCDRHGDNYRYLVQAVMVEQ, from the coding sequence GTGAAAACAAAAAAGATATGGCTACTCCTATCCATTCTATGTGTATTATTGGCGGTAGTTTTGACAGCAGTGTTTGTGGGGATGAGCTTGCAAAAGAAAACCGCACAGCAATTCTATGAGGATGAAAGACAAAAGGCAACAGTTTCCCAAACTTCAGAACCAGAAGAGCAGGAAGTGAAACAAGCGCCTCCAGTGGATATTAAAAAATTACAGGAAACAATGCCGGATGCTTATGCGTGGATTAATATTCCGGGTACAGTGATTGATTACCCTATTGTGCAACATCCGACCGATAATTCCTACTATATGTACCGTACCTCTGACGGGAAAGAAAATGTAGCAGGTTCTATTTTTACAGAGAACTATAATACAAAGGATTTTCAAGATCCAAACACCCTGATTTATGGGCATAACATGAAAGATGGTTCCATGTTTGCAGCACTTCACAAATATGAAGATAAAGGGTTTTTTGATCAGAATAAAACTGTCTATATTTATACCGAAGATGATATCTTAGAATACCAGATTTTTGCGGCTTATTTGTATGATAACCGACACTTAATGCAAAGCTTTAATTTTAATGACCCAGAAGTATTCTCTAGGTATCTAGAAGGAATTTTGGATACTCGAGACATGAGTAGTAATATTGATAGAAATATTAATTTGACAAAGGAAAGCCATATTATCACATTATCCACTTGTGACCGCCATGGAGATAATTATCGGTATCTGGTACAAGCAGTAATGGTGGAACAATAA
- a CDS encoding LPXTG cell wall anchor domain-containing protein: MKKLKKMLAGLLTVAMVTMIGATSVGAVEYNSISNGTGGIVSADVQGGTVTLNDTFETAELQKEVDQLNTQLKESLSEALGIDKLDLFSVEGAYEGTADINEYHFLTKIYNMDLDVSPAPTKSNPVNVDFICNTTTSNIDVFVLHKCAEDGWELLNTTQSENKVTAAFHSASPVALVYVNKGTDGPGSTGTSPQTGDNQMGMLLLVVAAGLATSGVVFYKKYKNING; this comes from the coding sequence ATGAAAAAACTTAAAAAAATGTTAGCAGGGCTTTTAACAGTAGCGATGGTAACGATGATAGGTGCAACATCTGTAGGAGCTGTAGAGTATAACAGTATTTCCAATGGTACTGGCGGTATTGTAAGCGCTGATGTGCAAGGCGGAACAGTAACGTTAAATGACACCTTTGAAACAGCAGAACTACAAAAGGAAGTAGACCAATTAAATACCCAATTGAAAGAAAGCTTAAGTGAAGCATTGGGAATAGATAAATTGGATTTATTCTCAGTAGAGGGAGCTTATGAAGGTACAGCCGATATCAATGAGTATCATTTTTTAACGAAAATTTATAACATGGATTTGGACGTATCTCCAGCACCAACAAAAAGCAATCCAGTAAATGTGGATTTTATTTGTAATACCACAACATCCAATATCGATGTATTTGTACTGCACAAATGTGCAGAAGATGGCTGGGAACTGTTAAATACAACCCAGAGTGAAAACAAAGTAACAGCAGCGTTTCACTCCGCGTCTCCGGTAGCATTAGTATATGTAAACAAAGGGACAGATGGACCTGGAAGCACTGGAACATCTCCTCAAACAGGAGACAATCAAATGGGGATGCTATTGCTGGTAGTAGCTGCAGGGTTAGCGACTAGTGGAGTAGTATTTTATAAAAAATATAAAAACATAAACGGTTAA